The following proteins come from a genomic window of Corallococcus sp. NCRR:
- a CDS encoding oligosaccharide flippase family protein: MSSRSPSAPDAAEAPPLGMSDVKVRAQRSIIALLLRTVGSLGLRVVSSLTLSHLLFPGDYGVFAIVAFTSAMGAFLGDLGLSASLVRQQHEPTQDEITSAFWSHQAFTVFIVGTIALLAPWLSNTYELGPSGAAMVGTMAIGLFFHSLRVVPVMMLERQLRFPTLARIELIESVAQTAGSILLASLHFGPWSLIGGGLVRGAVGMVLFWWAARWRPQGTFRWDIVKRLLSFGIWFQLTGIIPAALQGWIPLVVGRMEGKDGVGLVNWATALASVPLAVSSVLTRVAYPAYSRMQEDTVALADYLRTSIRRVSAVLCLAIPFGVIALPPFIPVVFGARWSPASTLVQWFTIEASMLAVQGLLASQQNASGHARERMYVAITGSLLRFGLGVLAVMHWGIVGVGVSATAVTLTELWFTARLVSRRNPHLSRLEFEVMEPFLTVGALLALAVGGSRLAMGQDGLLVQALVAAGLLTALVLGREATRRGLSLLGELRALVQHLRARRAPP; the protein is encoded by the coding sequence ATGAGCAGCCGTTCCCCTTCCGCGCCGGACGCCGCCGAAGCTCCGCCCCTGGGCATGTCGGACGTGAAGGTCCGCGCGCAGCGCTCCATCATCGCCCTGCTCCTGCGGACGGTCGGCTCGCTGGGCTTGCGCGTGGTGAGCTCGCTCACCCTGTCGCATCTGCTGTTCCCCGGGGACTATGGCGTGTTCGCCATCGTCGCCTTCACCTCCGCGATGGGCGCGTTCCTGGGGGACCTGGGGCTCAGCGCGTCCCTGGTGCGCCAGCAGCACGAACCCACGCAGGACGAGATCACCTCCGCCTTCTGGAGCCACCAGGCGTTCACCGTCTTCATCGTGGGCACCATCGCGCTGCTCGCGCCGTGGCTGTCGAACACCTACGAGCTGGGCCCTTCGGGCGCGGCCATGGTGGGCACGATGGCGATTGGCCTGTTCTTCCACTCGCTGCGCGTCGTCCCCGTCATGATGCTGGAGCGGCAGTTGCGCTTCCCGACGCTCGCGCGCATCGAGCTCATCGAGAGCGTGGCGCAGACGGCGGGCAGCATCCTGCTGGCCTCGCTGCACTTCGGACCGTGGTCGCTCATCGGCGGTGGGCTGGTGCGGGGCGCGGTGGGCATGGTGCTGTTCTGGTGGGCGGCGCGCTGGCGGCCCCAGGGCACGTTCCGCTGGGACATCGTGAAGCGGCTCCTGTCCTTCGGCATCTGGTTCCAGCTCACGGGCATCATCCCCGCGGCGCTCCAGGGGTGGATTCCGCTGGTGGTGGGGCGCATGGAGGGCAAGGACGGGGTGGGCCTGGTGAACTGGGCGACCGCGCTGGCCTCCGTGCCGCTGGCGGTGAGCAGCGTCCTCACCCGCGTCGCCTATCCAGCGTACAGCCGCATGCAGGAGGACACGGTCGCGCTGGCGGACTACCTGCGCACGTCCATCCGGCGCGTGAGCGCGGTCCTGTGCCTGGCCATCCCGTTCGGCGTCATCGCGCTGCCGCCCTTCATCCCGGTGGTCTTCGGTGCGCGCTGGAGCCCCGCGTCCACGCTGGTGCAGTGGTTCACCATCGAGGCGTCGATGCTGGCGGTGCAGGGCCTGCTGGCCTCGCAGCAGAACGCCAGCGGTCACGCTCGGGAGCGGATGTACGTGGCCATCACCGGGAGCCTCTTGCGCTTCGGCCTGGGAGTGCTGGCGGTGATGCACTGGGGCATCGTGGGCGTCGGGGTGAGCGCGACGGCCGTGACGCTGACGGAGCTGTGGTTCACGGCGCGGCTGGTGTCCCGCCGCAACCCGCACCTGTCGCGGCTGGAGTTCGAGGTCATGGAGCCGTTCCTCACGGTGGGCGCGCTGCTCGCGCTCGCGGTGGGCGGCTCGCGGCTCGCGATGGGACAGGACGGGCTGCTCGTGCAGGCGCTGGTGGCGGCGGGGCTCCTGACCGCGCTGGTGCTCGGGCGTGAGGCCACGCGGCGTGGACTGTCGTTGCTGGGAGAGCTGCGCGCCCTGGTCCAGCACCTGCGC
- a CDS encoding ROK family protein, whose translation MADASAKNGHRAGNGNGARNDKARIWGGIDLGGTKIEAVIVDARGDVLGRARHATPATGGPGEVVKELYGALGEAAQSVGIEPARLAGVGVGVPGSVDANQGTLSHTANVAGGWDSPYPLASDLGDLVGGGKVMLGNDVQVAVAAEYKLGAGRGHRSVLGVWWGTGVGGGLVLNGVPWRGQGSAGEIGHMVVKPNGARCGCGRRGCLEAYAGRASMERKARSAAKKGEKTILFDIMRDKKRTRLSSSVWASALKHKDPLATRLIERAIKMLGATIASVINLLDVEAVIIGGGLGSRLGPIYMGHLQDAMDPHLFITERKPAMRIAELGDLSGAIGAALLAGPRM comes from the coding sequence ATGGCCGACGCGTCAGCGAAGAACGGGCACCGCGCGGGGAACGGGAACGGCGCGCGCAACGACAAGGCCCGCATCTGGGGAGGCATCGACCTGGGCGGCACGAAGATCGAGGCGGTCATCGTGGACGCGCGCGGCGACGTGCTGGGCCGGGCCCGCCATGCGACCCCCGCGACGGGCGGCCCGGGCGAGGTGGTGAAGGAACTCTACGGCGCCCTGGGCGAGGCCGCGCAGTCCGTGGGCATCGAGCCCGCGAGGCTCGCGGGCGTGGGCGTGGGCGTGCCGGGCTCGGTGGACGCGAACCAGGGCACGCTCTCGCATACGGCCAACGTGGCGGGCGGCTGGGACTCGCCATATCCGCTGGCGTCGGACCTGGGCGACCTGGTGGGCGGCGGCAAGGTGATGCTGGGCAACGACGTCCAGGTGGCGGTCGCGGCCGAGTACAAGCTGGGCGCGGGCCGCGGCCACCGCTCCGTGCTGGGCGTGTGGTGGGGCACGGGCGTGGGCGGGGGCCTGGTGCTCAACGGCGTGCCGTGGCGCGGGCAGGGCTCCGCCGGTGAGATTGGCCACATGGTGGTGAAGCCCAACGGCGCCCGCTGTGGCTGCGGCCGGCGAGGCTGCCTGGAGGCCTACGCGGGGCGCGCGTCCATGGAGCGCAAGGCGCGCTCGGCGGCGAAGAAGGGGGAGAAAACCATCCTCTTCGACATCATGCGGGACAAGAAGCGCACGCGCCTGTCCAGCAGCGTCTGGGCGAGCGCGCTGAAGCACAAGGACCCGCTGGCGACGCGGCTCATCGAGCGAGCCATCAAGATGCTGGGCGCGACCATCGCCTCCGTCATCAACCTGCTGGACGTGGAGGCCGTCATCATCGGAGGCGGGCTGGGGTCCCGGCTGGGCCCCATCTACATGGGCCACCTCCAGGACGCCATGGACCCGCACCTGTTCATCACGGAGCGCAAGCCCGCGATGCGCATCGCCGAACTGGGGGACCTGTCTGGCGCCATTGGCGCGGCGCTGCTCGCGGGCCCGCGGATGTAA
- a CDS encoding MraY family glycosyltransferase — MVTFFVAFLVSLLVALVLTWRVRERALAWGWLDQANSSRKVHVRAVPRLGGIGIVGGFFAPLCALFIVDSGVGDQFLAQTTLIIGLFVGGAIIAGLGFYDDLKGAGAKLKFSVQFAVALGLYALGFRIEVLANPFGAELTLGLLSLPLTVLWVVGVINALNLIDGLDGLAGGVAFFGVGTHFLLALMRGDVLLCLLMVSLAGAILGFLVFNFNPASIFMGDTGSMFLGFVLAAVSIKTSSKSGTAVALLVPVMALGLPIMDTLLAMVRRSLLGRPMFSADKEHIHHRLMSRLLLSHRTTVLVLYALCTLFMVTALALNFANSLQSALLLCGVGVVIMVLMRKLGYLDVRRMEAVQQTRHRNLELRSLVRSVTAAVRAAGSFQEVWNAVRPLSQGLSLSSLELRLRRPHEDVNAGVVFEAQHPDAGSAAALEVRLDVKEEETLLGALRLVWRDGRTAIDRDEELALEVVADAVAERVGQLVALEAAEPQRIIALRR; from the coding sequence ATGGTCACCTTCTTCGTCGCCTTCCTCGTGTCGCTGCTCGTGGCGCTGGTGCTCACGTGGCGCGTGCGTGAGCGTGCGCTGGCGTGGGGCTGGTTGGACCAGGCGAACTCCAGCCGCAAGGTGCACGTGCGGGCCGTCCCCCGGCTGGGCGGCATTGGCATCGTGGGGGGCTTCTTCGCGCCGCTGTGCGCGCTGTTCATCGTGGACTCGGGCGTGGGGGACCAGTTCCTCGCGCAGACGACGCTCATCATCGGCCTCTTCGTGGGCGGCGCCATCATCGCGGGGCTGGGCTTCTACGACGACCTCAAGGGCGCGGGAGCGAAGCTGAAGTTCTCCGTGCAGTTCGCGGTGGCGCTGGGCCTGTACGCGCTGGGCTTCCGCATTGAAGTGCTGGCCAACCCCTTCGGCGCGGAGCTGACGCTGGGGCTCTTGAGCCTGCCGCTGACGGTGCTGTGGGTGGTGGGCGTCATCAACGCGCTCAACCTCATCGACGGGTTGGACGGGCTGGCGGGCGGCGTGGCGTTCTTCGGCGTGGGCACCCACTTCCTGCTCGCGCTGATGCGCGGGGACGTGCTGCTGTGCCTGCTGATGGTGTCGCTCGCGGGCGCCATCCTCGGGTTCCTCGTCTTCAACTTCAACCCGGCCTCCATCTTCATGGGGGACACGGGCAGCATGTTCCTGGGCTTCGTGCTCGCGGCGGTGTCCATCAAGACGTCGTCGAAGAGCGGCACCGCGGTGGCGCTGCTGGTGCCGGTGATGGCGCTGGGCCTGCCCATCATGGACACGCTGCTGGCCATGGTGCGCCGCTCGCTGCTGGGCAGACCCATGTTCAGCGCGGACAAGGAGCACATCCACCACCGGCTGATGAGCCGGCTGCTCCTGTCCCACCGCACCACCGTGCTGGTGCTCTACGCGCTGTGCACGCTGTTCATGGTCACCGCGCTGGCGCTCAACTTCGCCAACAGCCTGCAGAGCGCGCTGCTGCTCTGTGGCGTCGGCGTGGTCATCATGGTGCTGATGCGCAAGCTGGGCTACCTGGACGTGCGCCGCATGGAGGCGGTCCAGCAGACGCGCCACCGCAACCTGGAGCTGCGCTCCCTGGTGCGCTCCGTCACCGCGGCGGTGCGCGCGGCCGGTTCGTTCCAGGAGGTGTGGAACGCCGTCCGCCCGCTGTCCCAGGGCCTGAGCCTGTCCTCGTTGGAGCTGCGCCTGCGCCGCCCGCACGAGGACGTGAACGCGGGCGTCGTCTTCGAAGCCCAGCACCCGGACGCCGGTTCCGCGGCGGCGCTGGAGGTGCGCCTGGACGTGAAGGAGGAGGAGACCCTGCTCGGCGCGCTGCGCCTGGTCTGGCGCGACGGCCGGACCGCCATCGACCGGGACGAGGAGCTGGCGCTGGAGGTGGTCGCGGACGCGGTGGCTGAACGCGTGGGGCAGCTCGTGGCGCTGGAGGCCGCGGAGCCCCAGCGCATCATCGCGCTCCGGCGGTGA
- a CDS encoding nucleotidyltransferase domain-containing protein: MTCAPALLTLLQAWPDAPDVPAPVDAESCDALVKAAVRHGLAGFVEHALAKADWTLPPDAAALLTREARSSAARGMRVRSLLSRSLAALAALDVTPVLLKGYGLARRLYPEPLQRATNDVDLLVPRARVLCAVHALEGMGLTTQAGDVDRDDAHHVELTGPDGLVELHYRALAGYGLALEGDAMVARAVDATLDGHPVRYLCPEDEAVYLSLHASNHLLQRLAWLFDLKLLARAHPRLDWDRVVTRARRTGLPHLVWYAWDAAHRLLDAPVPPWVLKALCPPRWQRALATRLFSGPRLVDAELAGSKPAWIAAKLALAPQARPMVRYALRRLRVTWSPPGTGAEPGAPRPVRSPAGRR, translated from the coding sequence ATGACCTGCGCTCCGGCCCTGCTGACCCTGCTCCAGGCCTGGCCGGACGCGCCGGACGTCCCCGCGCCCGTGGACGCGGAGTCCTGCGACGCGCTGGTGAAGGCCGCCGTGCGCCACGGGCTCGCGGGCTTCGTCGAGCACGCGCTCGCGAAGGCGGACTGGACGCTGCCCCCGGACGCCGCCGCGCTGCTCACCCGCGAGGCCCGCTCGAGCGCGGCGCGGGGCATGCGCGTGCGGTCGCTCCTGTCGCGGAGCCTGGCGGCGCTGGCGGCGCTGGACGTGACGCCGGTGTTGCTCAAGGGCTACGGGCTGGCGCGCAGGCTCTACCCGGAGCCGCTCCAGCGTGCGACGAACGACGTGGACCTGCTGGTGCCGCGCGCGCGGGTGCTGTGCGCCGTGCACGCGCTGGAGGGGATGGGGCTCACCACCCAGGCCGGCGACGTGGACCGGGACGACGCGCACCACGTGGAGCTCACCGGCCCGGACGGACTGGTGGAGCTGCACTACCGCGCGCTCGCGGGCTACGGCCTGGCGCTGGAGGGCGACGCGATGGTGGCGCGGGCGGTGGACGCGACGCTGGACGGCCACCCCGTGCGCTACCTGTGCCCGGAGGACGAGGCCGTGTACCTGTCCCTGCACGCGAGCAACCACCTGCTGCAGCGGCTGGCCTGGCTGTTCGACCTGAAGTTGCTGGCGCGGGCGCACCCCCGGCTCGACTGGGACCGGGTGGTGACGCGCGCGCGGCGCACGGGGCTGCCCCACCTGGTCTGGTACGCGTGGGACGCCGCGCACCGGCTGCTGGACGCGCCCGTGCCCCCCTGGGTGCTCAAGGCGCTCTGCCCGCCCCGGTGGCAGCGCGCGCTGGCGACGCGGCTGTTCTCCGGGCCCCGGCTGGTGGACGCGGAGCTGGCGGGGAGCAAGCCGGCGTGGATCGCCGCGAAGCTGGCCCTGGCGCCCCAGGCCCGGCCCATGGTGCGGTACGCGCTGCGGCGGCTGCGCGTCACCTGGTCCCCTCCCGGGACGGGGGCGGAACCAGGGGCGCCACGGCCTGTTCGCTCGCCTGCTGGAAGACGGTGA
- a CDS encoding nucleotidyltransferase domain-containing protein, which yields MAPSLLDTFRVLSSFEPPRGKLRGAPWEAYVDWAIAQGLAPLAAYNLEYRMGGGDAPEWARDRMMSIYTGSVNDNVMKLVHFKRIVDQLEGRKILLLGGAAFAEALYPHVGFRPVLDIQVLVRRMDVDGFAGYLSNHEFVPEEDTTNSGAARVVSDGRTPIHIYADVLGANRREQLAGIFERARPMKVYGQSIFRPELEDALLLTALDQAHHGYDVPWLSFVDLRELITGATWMGGVYSRPLEVPALLARAEAFGLERALYTSLAIVARLFPEAEAQATAAFPPLRRATRELLDRGVVGPVSTPGRSSALRGVDRLRRLLTGR from the coding sequence ATGGCGCCCAGCCTCCTCGACACCTTCCGGGTCCTGTCCTCCTTCGAGCCCCCGCGCGGAAAGCTCCGGGGCGCGCCCTGGGAGGCGTACGTCGACTGGGCCATCGCGCAGGGACTGGCGCCGCTGGCGGCGTACAACCTGGAGTACCGGATGGGCGGCGGCGACGCGCCGGAGTGGGCCCGCGACCGGATGATGTCCATCTACACCGGCTCCGTGAACGACAACGTCATGAAGCTGGTCCACTTCAAGCGCATCGTGGATCAGCTGGAGGGCCGCAAGATTCTGCTCCTGGGCGGCGCGGCCTTCGCGGAGGCGCTCTATCCGCACGTGGGCTTCCGGCCCGTGCTGGACATCCAGGTGCTGGTGCGCCGCATGGACGTGGACGGCTTCGCCGGCTACCTGTCCAACCACGAGTTCGTCCCGGAAGAGGACACGACGAACAGCGGCGCGGCGCGCGTCGTGTCCGACGGCCGCACCCCCATCCACATCTACGCGGACGTGCTGGGCGCGAACCGACGTGAGCAGTTGGCCGGCATCTTCGAGCGCGCCCGACCCATGAAGGTCTACGGGCAGTCCATCTTCCGCCCGGAGCTGGAGGACGCGCTGCTCCTCACCGCGTTGGATCAGGCCCACCACGGGTATGACGTGCCGTGGCTGTCCTTCGTGGACCTGCGCGAGCTCATCACCGGCGCCACCTGGATGGGCGGTGTGTACTCGCGCCCGCTGGAAGTCCCGGCGCTGCTCGCACGCGCGGAGGCGTTCGGCCTGGAGCGCGCCCTCTACACGTCGCTGGCCATCGTGGCGCGGCTGTTCCCGGAGGCGGAAGCACAGGCGACCGCCGCGTTCCCGCCGCTGCGCCGCGCGACCCGTGAGCTTCTGGACCGCGGCGTGGTGGGTCCGGTGAGCACCCCCGGACGTTCCTCCGCCCTGCGGGGTGTGGATCGACTGCGACGCCTCCTCACGGGGCGATAA
- a CDS encoding UDP-glucose dehydrogenase family protein: protein MRIAIIGSGYVGLVAGTCFADSGNDVACVDIDERKIRMLQDGQVPIYEPGLEELIKKNVKEKRLTFTTNLAEGVQNAQAVFIAVGTPEGESGEADLQYVLAAAQAVGRAMKQYTVVVDKSTVPVGTADKVREAIAKVTDVEFDVVSNPEFLKEGAALDDFFKPDRVVIGADTERARTIMGELYAPFVRTENPILFMDTRSAELTKYAANAMLATRISFMNDISALCEKVGADVDFVRKGLGADKRIGYPFLFPGVGYGGSCFPKDVKALVTTAREYGLELDLLRAVERTNERQKKLLVSKAVKHYGSLEGKKFGVWGLAFKPKTDDMREAPSIEVIEGLIGKGASVIAHDPVAAHAAKRVFGDRIRYAELPYDALEGVDGLFVVTEWNEFRHPDFARMKSLMKTPVVFDGRNIFQPARMREQGFTYFGIGRNK, encoded by the coding sequence ATGCGCATTGCCATTATCGGATCGGGTTACGTCGGACTCGTCGCGGGCACCTGCTTCGCGGACTCGGGCAACGACGTCGCGTGCGTGGACATCGACGAGCGGAAGATCCGCATGCTCCAGGATGGACAGGTTCCCATCTACGAGCCGGGTCTGGAGGAGCTCATCAAGAAGAACGTGAAGGAGAAGCGCCTCACGTTCACCACGAACCTGGCCGAGGGCGTGCAGAACGCGCAGGCCGTGTTCATCGCCGTGGGTACTCCTGAAGGGGAGAGCGGCGAGGCGGATCTCCAGTACGTGCTCGCGGCGGCGCAGGCGGTGGGCCGCGCGATGAAGCAGTACACGGTGGTGGTGGACAAGAGCACCGTGCCGGTGGGCACCGCGGACAAGGTCCGTGAGGCCATCGCCAAGGTGACGGACGTGGAGTTCGACGTCGTCTCCAACCCGGAGTTCCTGAAGGAAGGCGCCGCGCTGGACGACTTCTTCAAGCCGGACCGCGTCGTCATTGGCGCGGACACGGAGCGCGCCCGGACCATCATGGGGGAGCTGTACGCGCCGTTCGTGCGCACGGAGAACCCCATCCTGTTCATGGACACGCGCTCCGCGGAGCTGACGAAGTACGCGGCCAACGCGATGCTCGCGACGCGCATCTCGTTCATGAATGACATCTCCGCGCTCTGCGAGAAGGTGGGCGCGGACGTGGACTTCGTGCGCAAGGGCCTGGGCGCGGACAAGCGCATCGGCTACCCGTTCCTCTTCCCGGGCGTGGGCTACGGCGGCTCCTGCTTCCCCAAGGACGTGAAGGCGCTCGTCACCACGGCGCGTGAGTACGGCCTGGAGCTGGACCTGCTGCGCGCGGTGGAGCGCACCAACGAGCGCCAGAAGAAGCTGCTCGTGAGCAAGGCCGTGAAGCACTACGGGTCGCTGGAGGGCAAGAAGTTCGGCGTCTGGGGCCTGGCGTTCAAGCCGAAGACGGACGACATGCGCGAGGCGCCGTCCATCGAGGTCATCGAGGGCCTCATCGGCAAGGGCGCGTCCGTGATTGCCCACGACCCGGTGGCCGCGCACGCGGCGAAGCGCGTCTTCGGAGACCGCATCCGCTACGCGGAGCTGCCGTACGACGCGCTGGAGGGCGTGGACGGCCTGTTCGTGGTGACGGAGTGGAACGAGTTCCGCCACCCGGACTTCGCGCGCATGAAGTCGCTGATGAAGACGCCGGTCGTCTTCGACGGCCGCAACATCTTCCAGCCCGCGCGCATGCGTGAGCAGGGCTTCACCTACTTCGGCATCGGTCGTAACAAGTAG
- a CDS encoding acyltransferase family protein, with protein sequence MKPQSGGSLDALTGLRFLAALHVVLFHFGTPCIQGVAPEWMVQVVASGYASVGVFFLLSGFVLAYNYVDTAGGMQTPPRAFWSARVARVYPVFLLMFLLSAVPTAQGSLASNTVPVAAAKLTTAGLTTLMLLQSWVPKLALYWNPPSWSVSVEAFFYALFPALAGRLERFRGARMTAALVGVWLLGLLPPVLYLVLMPDGSGPLNAASGGMWLTVVKLNPLARLPEFLLGVLLGLVFVRERAAATAESRRSGAVMALAGAALLVAGFSQGAWIPYPLMHNALLAPASALLVYGLARGGGPLGQVLARPWLVHLGGASYALYLLQYPVSEGVHWLERFVGPLLPPGFLAVLLGVLVPASVAVHRWVETPWRTRVRRGLQPWVDGASTRPAPAPVAPGT encoded by the coding sequence ATGAAGCCGCAGTCCGGAGGCTCGCTGGATGCACTGACGGGGCTGCGCTTCCTGGCGGCCCTGCACGTCGTGTTGTTCCACTTCGGCACCCCCTGCATCCAGGGCGTGGCGCCGGAGTGGATGGTGCAGGTGGTGGCCTCCGGCTATGCGTCCGTGGGGGTCTTCTTCCTCCTGTCCGGCTTCGTGCTCGCGTACAACTACGTGGACACGGCCGGCGGGATGCAGACCCCGCCCCGGGCCTTCTGGAGCGCGCGGGTGGCGCGCGTCTACCCGGTGTTCCTCCTGATGTTCCTCTTGTCGGCGGTGCCCACGGCGCAGGGCTCGCTGGCGTCGAACACCGTACCGGTAGCGGCGGCGAAGCTGACCACGGCGGGGCTCACCACGCTGATGCTGCTCCAGTCGTGGGTGCCGAAGCTGGCGCTGTACTGGAACCCGCCGTCCTGGTCCGTGTCGGTGGAGGCGTTCTTCTACGCGCTGTTCCCCGCGCTGGCCGGGAGGCTGGAGCGCTTCCGGGGCGCGCGCATGACGGCGGCCCTGGTGGGCGTGTGGCTGCTGGGGCTCTTGCCGCCAGTGCTCTACCTGGTGCTGATGCCGGACGGGTCGGGCCCGCTGAACGCGGCGTCCGGCGGCATGTGGCTGACGGTGGTGAAGTTGAACCCGCTGGCGCGCCTGCCGGAGTTCCTGCTGGGTGTGTTGCTGGGGCTCGTCTTCGTGCGCGAGCGGGCGGCGGCGACGGCGGAGTCCCGGCGCTCCGGCGCGGTGATGGCGCTGGCGGGCGCGGCGCTGCTGGTCGCGGGCTTCTCGCAGGGCGCGTGGATTCCGTATCCGCTGATGCACAACGCGCTGCTGGCGCCCGCGTCGGCGCTGCTGGTGTACGGGCTGGCGCGAGGCGGCGGTCCGCTGGGGCAGGTGCTGGCGAGGCCGTGGCTGGTGCACCTGGGCGGGGCCAGCTACGCGCTGTACCTCTTGCAGTACCCCGTCAGCGAAGGGGTGCACTGGCTGGAGCGGTTCGTGGGCCCGTTGTTGCCTCCGGGCTTCCTGGCGGTGCTGCTGGGGGTGCTGGTGCCCGCGTCGGTGGCGGTGCACCGGTGGGTGGAGACGCCGTGGCGCACGCGGGTGCGGCGCGGGCTTCAGCCGTGGGTGGATGGTGCATCCACGAGGCCGGCTCCGGCTCCCGTGGCGCCGGGCACCTGA